Proteins from a genomic interval of Plasmodium sp. gorilla clade G2 genome assembly, chromosome: 10:
- a CDS encoding haloacid dehalogenase-like hydrolase, putative: MNKKKSIFLFDVDGTLTYSRKTIEQNVVDALLELKSKEGFVLGIVGGSDYEKIREQIKYPEIFDYIFSENGVVAHKNDEQYSAESIVSFLGEDKLKKLINYSLKYIANLDIPKKRGTFIELRNGIINISPIGRNCSQEERDEFSSYNLKNNTIEKFRDNLSKEFEDFDLNFSIGGQISIDCFPKGWDKTFCLRHIENKFDEIYFFGDRTDEGGNDYELFRDKRVKGYKVKSPNNTVEILRENFL; this comes from the exons ATGAATAAGAAAAAGTCAATATTTCTGTTTGATGTAGATGGGACTCTCACATATTCAAGAAAA ACAATTGAACAAAATGTTGTTGATGCTTTGTTGGAACTTAAATCAAAGGAAGGGTTTGTTTTAGGAATAGTTGGTGGCTCAGATTATGAAAAGATTAGGGAACAAATTAAAT accCTGAAATATTCGATTATATCTTTTCTGAAAACGGAGTTGTTGCACATAAAAACGATGAACAATATTCTGCAGAG agtATAGTAAGCTTTTTGGGAGAagacaaattaaaaaaattgataaattatagtttaaaatatattgccAATTTGGATATACCAAAGAAAAG AGGAACCTTTATAGAGTTAAGGAACggaataattaatataagcCCCATCGGAAGAAATTGTAGTCAAGAAGAAAGAGATGAATTCTCTagttataatttaaaaaataatactatTGAAAAATTTCGTGATAATTTATCCAAAGA GTTTGAAGATTTTGATTTAAATTTTTCCATAGGGGGACAAATATCTATAGATTGTTTCCCAAAG gGATGGGATAAAACCTTTTGTTTAAGacatatagaaaataaatttgaCGAAATTTACTTCTTTGGTGATCGCACAGATGag GGGGGAAATGATTACGAACTTTTCAGAGATAAAAGAGTAAAAGGATATAAAGTCAAAAGTCCAAACAACACAGTTGAAATTTTAAGAGAGAATTTCTTGTAA